One genomic window of Ornithodoros turicata isolate Travis unplaced genomic scaffold, ASM3712646v1 Chromosome23, whole genome shotgun sequence includes the following:
- the LOC135373245 gene encoding uncharacterized protein LOC135373245 isoform X1, with amino-acid sequence MSRFTKECVRFVSGKEERSLMLPAMSDGVEAVLPVSKIKNFQPKDRSDIGTAAKDAFWTDGVVQGYYRAQILFLGETKKQLLAALSRQRKPIPTIFDKNLFDDLPSQPSQAPSINERRANARTAQNKGLREILRKNTPDDELVPKRLLDEAHQEITRLKDEIQQLHQDLKREREICHRLDDALLNKIDAALRTQHIPTSPLPGKGRSPVTFTNLQSALRCMIEDPFTGLTETARRSSQCSQMHHCQANTVPL; translated from the exons ATGTCTCGCTTCACCAAGGAATGCGTCCGTTTTGTGTCCGGCAAAGAGGAAAGAAGCCTCATGCTGCCTGCAATG TCTGACGGAGTGGAAGCTGTTCTGCCTGTCTCCAAGATCAAGAATTTTCAACCGAAAGATAGGAGTGACATTGGGACTGCCGCTAAGGATGCGTTTTGGACTGACGGCGTTGTCCAAGGGTACTATCGTGCCCAGATTCTCTTTTTAGGAG AGACAAAGAAGCAACTGCTTGCAGCACTTTCACGGCAGCGCAAGCCGATACCAACAATCTTTGATAAAAACCTCTTTGATGATCTGCCAAGCCAG CCATCTCAAGCACCTTCAATCAACGAAAGGCGGGCCAACGCTCGGACAGCACAAAACAAGGGCCTTAGGGAGATCCTGCGGAAGAACACCCCAGATGATGAGCTGGTACCAAAAAGGTTGCTCGATGAGGCACACCAGGAAATCACAAGGCTCAAGGATGAAATACAGCAGTTGCATCAAGACTTAAAACGTGAGAGAGAAATATGCCACCGATTGGATGATGCTCTTCTCAACAAAATAG ATGCTGCTTTGAGAACACAACATATTCCTACAAGCCCACTGCCAGGAAAAGGACGTAGCCCCGTCACTTTCACAAACCTTCAAAGTGCATTAAGGTGCATGATTGAAGATCCCTTCACGGGTCTG ACCGAGACAGCTCGCAGGAGTAGTCAATGTTCTCAAATGCACCACTGCCAAGCCAACACTGTGCCCCTATGA
- the LOC135373245 gene encoding uncharacterized protein LOC135373245 isoform X2, translating into MSRFTKECVRFVSGKEERSLMLPAMSDGVEAVLPVSKIKNFQPKDRSDIGTAAKDAFWTDGVVQGYYRAQILFLGETKKQLLAALSRQRKPIPTIFDKNLFDDLPSQPSQAPSINERRANARTAQNKGLREILRKNTPDDELVPKRLLDEAHQEITRLKDEIQQLHQDLKHAALRTQHIPTSPLPGKGRSPVTFTNLQSALRCMIEDPFTGLTETARRSSQCSQMHHCQANTVPL; encoded by the exons ATGTCTCGCTTCACCAAGGAATGCGTCCGTTTTGTGTCCGGCAAAGAGGAAAGAAGCCTCATGCTGCCTGCAATG TCTGACGGAGTGGAAGCTGTTCTGCCTGTCTCCAAGATCAAGAATTTTCAACCGAAAGATAGGAGTGACATTGGGACTGCCGCTAAGGATGCGTTTTGGACTGACGGCGTTGTCCAAGGGTACTATCGTGCCCAGATTCTCTTTTTAGGAG AGACAAAGAAGCAACTGCTTGCAGCACTTTCACGGCAGCGCAAGCCGATACCAACAATCTTTGATAAAAACCTCTTTGATGATCTGCCAAGCCAG CCATCTCAAGCACCTTCAATCAACGAAAGGCGGGCCAACGCTCGGACAGCACAAAACAAGGGCCTTAGGGAGATCCTGCGGAAGAACACCCCAGATGATGAGCTGGTACCAAAAAGGTTGCTCGATGAGGCACACCAGGAAATCACAAGGCTCAAGGATGAAATACAGCAGTTGCATCAAGACTTAAAAC ATGCTGCTTTGAGAACACAACATATTCCTACAAGCCCACTGCCAGGAAAAGGACGTAGCCCCGTCACTTTCACAAACCTTCAAAGTGCATTAAGGTGCATGATTGAAGATCCCTTCACGGGTCTG ACCGAGACAGCTCGCAGGAGTAGTCAATGTTCTCAAATGCACCACTGCCAAGCCAACACTGTGCCCCTATGA
- the LOC135373245 gene encoding uncharacterized protein LOC135373245 isoform X3: MRPFCVRQRGKKPHAACNETKKQLLAALSRQRKPIPTIFDKNLFDDLPSQPSQAPSINERRANARTAQNKGLREILRKNTPDDELVPKRLLDEAHQEITRLKDEIQQLHQDLKREREICHRLDDALLNKIDAALRTQHIPTSPLPGKGRSPVTFTNLQSALRCMIEDPFTGLTETARRSSQCSQMHHCQANTVPL, encoded by the exons ATGCGTCCGTTTTGTGTCCGGCAAAGAGGAAAGAAGCCTCATGCTGCCTGCAATG AGACAAAGAAGCAACTGCTTGCAGCACTTTCACGGCAGCGCAAGCCGATACCAACAATCTTTGATAAAAACCTCTTTGATGATCTGCCAAGCCAG CCATCTCAAGCACCTTCAATCAACGAAAGGCGGGCCAACGCTCGGACAGCACAAAACAAGGGCCTTAGGGAGATCCTGCGGAAGAACACCCCAGATGATGAGCTGGTACCAAAAAGGTTGCTCGATGAGGCACACCAGGAAATCACAAGGCTCAAGGATGAAATACAGCAGTTGCATCAAGACTTAAAACGTGAGAGAGAAATATGCCACCGATTGGATGATGCTCTTCTCAACAAAATAG ATGCTGCTTTGAGAACACAACATATTCCTACAAGCCCACTGCCAGGAAAAGGACGTAGCCCCGTCACTTTCACAAACCTTCAAAGTGCATTAAGGTGCATGATTGAAGATCCCTTCACGGGTCTG ACCGAGACAGCTCGCAGGAGTAGTCAATGTTCTCAAATGCACCACTGCCAAGCCAACACTGTGCCCCTATGA